The stretch of DNA ACCACATGCACAACTTAGTCAGTACATGTACTGATGTGAACTTAACAAATTTACATTGCTGTTGGTCATTCAGATAGGGTTATTCGACTCATTTCGAAAGTGTGTGTCAATTATGCATAGAAATTGGGTGGTGTGGCTAACTGTGAAGTTGTGGAAAATTATGACAGATTTTGCTCTGGGTCGTCCTGTGAATATTGACTTGAAAGAAGCTGATGCCGATTACCAAAACTTCACCAACATCTCTTACATGTACGAGACTGTCGTAGCATCAAAGGACTTGCCTACAATGATGACAAGGTTACCAGAAGATTTCAGTTTTATGGGAGCTCAGATTGGTACATACATATATAAATACTCTAATCTTGCTCCAtcatttgcacaagtatgaatgGAAATAAAAGAATGCATCGACTAAGTTAAAAGTTTCGAAATTAATAAAACAATGCTATCGACTAAGTTAAAGTTTGTTGTTGAATTGCAGTTGAAATGATGATAggggaagaagaggaggaataCAGGATTCAGATGGAATGGTCATTCTGGAAATCATTGGAGAGAGCATCAAGCATGGCAGAGAAGTGTTCAGTTTGCCTGATTCGAGAGCCGGACAAGCTCATAATGTTGAGGTTCAAGCTGGGTGAATTTGGAGATATGGTGATCCTGAACGAGGCTGATTTCGTGTATGCTCCGGACCTTCCTATTAAGGGTCACTTCCATTCTCTACACTGAATGAAATTCCACAGACCAAACCATAGATGCTTTCATTTGAATTCATATAGTCCATATTAGTACTAGAATAGTAGTTATAGTACTAATATGGACTATAATAGTTCTGTAATAAAACATACTTACTAATTCTTTGCTCAACTGTGTATATTGCAACCAGATTGCAGTTTTTGAGTTACAGCATGTGTCTGTACAAACATACTATATCGTTATTTCTTTGCTCTGAGGGCTCAACAATGCTGAACTAGTTTGTATAATCAATCATTGGCTATTGTTGCTTAATTTTTCATATCATTTGCTCTTgtgttgtattgtattgtattgtattgtattgtattgtattgctaCTAGGGGAAGCGGCTAATATGCATTGCTGGTTTAACCTTGTCGAATAATTAAAAAGTTACTGGTGAGAGGTTACATTTTGATGTGTTCAGTGGAACGTATCTTAGGTAGCAATCTAGAGTGTGGTTGAATTGTAAATGTCTGTGTACAAAATTAGTCATAGCATGAGCTCTTCAGAAACAAGAAACGGCAATGGTTTTTTAAGATTGTTATACTGCGTACTTAGTAATTGTGTGGTTACTCTTTACGTGTACTGTACTGTCTAAAGAAAGCACTGAAAAATAAGAGGTGCTGTTGTGCGACATGATAGTGTCATATCATGTTGTGTTAAATAGGCGTTTTTAATCGAATAGAGTAGTTATGCGGAATAGTTTAAGAAGAAATAAAGCACGTTTCAGGCCTTGTGCGGAGTGTGCTTCTTAGAGACTTATTCATTGGTTTACCACTTCTTGTGATTGTTTCATGGTACGCAATAGCGGAGAATTCAAGCCAAGTCGGGTCAAATCTCGGCTCCCCAAGCCAAACCAAGAAAGGAGATGAGCCATGGCCTAAGGGAACCACAAACCGTGGAAGATAAAAGAAAGGAGGACAAAAACAAAGGCTCACAATCAAACATCCAGCCCAGGCTGCTGCCTCCACCGGAGCCTCTGTAGCTGTCAGTCTGCCACGTCTTCTTAATTCTGTCTTATGTTTTAATTGGAGGCCCATTTCGTGTTTACCCTAGGGAGAAGTGCAGCACTATATAAGCTTCAACTTTTGAAGACTCCAATCCCTCTTTGGAGAATATGAAAGTTAAAAATCTTATCACCGAGGATGGCCAATGGAATTTGGATATGATTTACAGTTTTTTTGAACCGTAAGATATTAAAGCTATTTTGTCTATTCTGATTAGTCGCAATAACTCCAAAGATTGGGCTTATTGGCTTAAAGATCCTAAGGGAGAATTTTCTGTGAAAAAAGGGTATTGTGAAGCTTGGTTTCCTTTTTGGAATCATAATGCGTCTATAAAAGATCTTAAGAGGATTTCCCCGAGCTACAGGATCTTCATTAAAAAAAGGTTGTGGCATTTAACGGATCTGAGGACTTGGATCACCCTCTTATGGAGGATTCTTACTAATTCTTTGGCCATAGGAAAAGAATTTGAAAAGAGGAATTTGGAAGTGTATTGTCTCTGCCATCTTTGTGATCGTGAGGAAGTTGAATTTCTAAAGCACTTATTCAGAGATTGCCCATTTGCTTCAAGACTCTGGAGGGGTACCCAACTTGAAATCAGATCTAGACAAACTCAAATGATAAGCATTCAAGATTGGATTGTTAATTGGATTTCTTACCTTCTCACGCTTATTGATCCCAAGGTCTTGATCATTTCCTTTCTCTGTGTTATCTGGACTCTCTGGTGTGTTCGGAATAATGTTGCCTTGAGTGATAATTCTATCTCTTTAGTTGGTTCTATTCGTATCTATGAGGAAACCCTTTCTAGAGTGATTTCAGCCAACTACAACCTTTCCAAGTCCTTGGTATCTTTACCTTCGCAGGATGATTTGGATTCTTCTTTGTTGAACCTTCGTCTTGGTAATAGGTGTAGGCTCATTGGTATTGATTATAATTGTGTTCAGACTAACATTTTTGTGGATGCTGCTTGGAGGGATGATAATAATACTGGACTGGGGTGGTTCATAAAGTTTGCGGATTCCAGTTCGTATTCAGGTTTGAAGAATGGGATTTTCTGTATCTCACCCGATCAAGCGGAAGCTTCTGCTATCTTTGAAGCTCTAAAGTGAGCGTTGAAGGAAAAAATCCTCCATGTTACCATCTTCTCCGACTATTTGCAGGTGCTCATGCAAATCATGGATAGCTCCAAATGCTGTCTAAACACGAGAGTTGTTATCGTTGATATCCTGAATTTATGTTGTCTATTTCATTGCATTTCCTTCTATTTTATTCCTAGGAAATTTAATAGTATGACTCATAAACTAGGACAAAAAGCTATTATTATATAACCTCAAACTTaaaatttgtcaaaaaaaaaaaaaaaaaaaaacttttgaaGACTCTATCATCTTATGCTTggcttttaatcttgtaataatcaAAAATTTAATCTTTCAATTTTCATGTTAATTCCTCTCAAATTGTTGGGTTGTAAAACTTGTAATCCAACTATGGTAGGCTAGATCTTTACtacttggtgtaattcatccaaagtgcCATTCCTTATATATTTACTCATTGTTTTCCTCTTATGTTTAATGATTATGTTGAATGATTTGTTTTGAGAATTGATCATCCTTCCATCTATTTCATTTGACTAGTGCAAATTCTAAAAAGTTGGTCTAACTCTTGTAGTATTGTTTGAAGCAACTTATAATCTTGTGATATTTGGTCTAAAGATCACACCTTTGTAAGAGAGGAACACATGTATTTCATAACTTGTATGGATTCATCTTGTTTGTGAAATATCTTAGATTTACTCACTTGGTTATGCTCTTAATACCCATTTTTACACATCATGCATTGGTTAATATGTGATGTTGTCTTATAAGGTGGGTTGTTATACATGGTTTCATTGTGATTACCAATTTCTTGTGGGTAAATTAGTGGGTAACTGATTAGAAAGGGAGAATAGAGTCTTACTAGAGAAAGGGTGGTTACCAAGAGTTTTTACACCAAGTCCCCCTCAGATATTGTTTTCTTGTATTCAAAttgtttgttgaattgcctcTTTGTTAAATTTTGTATCTTTAGTCATATTTCTCCATTGTTT from Silene latifolia isolate original U9 population chromosome 10, ASM4854445v1, whole genome shotgun sequence encodes:
- the LOC141609153 gene encoding uncharacterized protein LOC141609153 produces the protein MDESEQNRKAYDFAFILKPANTLKTAVEAFSDPKLNKDMEALIQVGANGFEMTVWNVDINTVNEVFVMLRFTSAGLIEFQCTKPLRKMLPLKGLSKVLRAAGEFNPECVAIFVEQGSNRISFQWGTSALDFALGRPVNIDLKEADADYQNFTNISYMYETVVASKDLPTMMTRLPEDFSFMGAQIVEMMIGEEEEEYRIQMEWSFWKSLERASSMAEKCSVCLIREPDKLIMLRFKLGEFGDMVILNEADFVYAPDLPIKGHFHSLH